Proteins found in one Epinephelus fuscoguttatus linkage group LG4, E.fuscoguttatus.final_Chr_v1 genomic segment:
- the lg4h15orf61 gene encoding uncharacterized protein C15orf61 homolog, translating to MKEVLRKVHSIFLKIVLLPSTLGRTGPRPAASEVLTCHLLQRKLPPWTSYCVRYSSVHNDQFGLSNFNWSVQGSNYQILRTGCFPFIKYHCTKAPPQNLDFEDKFFTMLKALNLGIPCLAYGIGCWMVVGAQETVQTSAGPVTVYFAYKEDEGAQH from the exons ATGAAGGAGGTTTTAAGGAAGGTGCACAGCATCTTTTTAAAGATCGTCCTGTTACCGAGCACACTTGGCAGGACAGGCCCTCGACCGGCTGCCTCGGAGGTGCTGACCTGCCACCTGCTGCAGCGGAAACTCCCACCGTGGACCTCATACTGTGTCCGCTACAGCTCCGTTCACAATGACCAGTTTGGACTGTCAAACTTTAACTGGAGTGTCCAGGGATCGAACTATCAGATACTGAGGACAGGCTGCTTCCCCTTTATAAAGTATCACTGTACCAAAGCGCCTCCACAGAACCTGGACTTTGAGGACAAGTTTTTCACCATGTTGAAAGCTCTTAATCTGG GCATCCCATGTTTGGCCTACGGCATTGGTTGCTGGATGGTGGTGGGAGCTCAGGAAACAGTGCAGACAAGTGCTGGACCTGTCACCGTCTATTTCGCCTACAAAGAAGACGAAGGCGCACAGCACTAA